In the Chroococcidiopsis sp. SAG 2025 genome, one interval contains:
- a CDS encoding LOG family protein: MTSSRSLDTIDTLRSDLATLLDHLPDLQHRQLIQQAIATIIRLAHSEIDRLDWKILAASLADMERGLELFHTYRHVRKVTIFGSARTPVDSPAYKMAADFARCVTQLGFMVMTGGGGGIMQAGNEGAGRENSFGLNIQLPFEQEANPYIVGDAKLIHFKYFFTRKLFLLRESDAVALFPGGFGTQDEAFECMTLSQTGKFGPVPMVLIDHPGGDYWEAWSEYIQEHLIQKGLVSPEDPSLYTITDNLDVACNAITQFYRVYHSSRYVRDLLVIRLDAELSDAEVEELNDNFSDILVKGKIEKSAALPQETQDETIDLPRIVLYFNQRDLGRLYQMIARINQMGQPSEETASHPERK, encoded by the coding sequence ATGACTTCATCCCGTTCATTAGACACTATCGACACGCTTAGATCGGACTTAGCTACCCTGTTAGACCATCTGCCAGATTTGCAGCATCGGCAATTGATCCAGCAGGCGATCGCAACTATTATTCGGTTAGCACATAGCGAGATTGACCGTCTCGATTGGAAAATCTTAGCGGCTTCTCTGGCGGATATGGAGCGAGGGTTAGAATTATTTCATACCTATCGCCACGTTCGGAAGGTAACAATTTTTGGTTCGGCACGTACTCCGGTGGATAGTCCGGCGTATAAAATGGCAGCAGACTTCGCCCGTTGCGTCACTCAGTTAGGGTTTATGGTGATGACTGGTGGTGGTGGCGGAATCATGCAGGCAGGAAATGAGGGTGCGGGAAGGGAAAATTCTTTTGGGTTGAATATTCAACTACCATTCGAGCAAGAAGCAAATCCTTACATTGTTGGTGACGCGAAATTAATTCACTTCAAATATTTCTTTACCCGCAAGCTATTTTTACTCAGGGAAAGCGATGCAGTGGCGCTGTTTCCTGGCGGGTTTGGCACGCAGGACGAAGCATTTGAATGCATGACTTTGAGTCAAACTGGAAAGTTCGGTCCCGTTCCGATGGTACTCATTGACCACCCAGGGGGAGACTATTGGGAAGCTTGGAGCGAATATATCCAAGAGCATTTGATTCAAAAAGGTTTGGTTAGTCCTGAAGATCCCAGTCTTTATACGATTACAGATAACTTAGATGTTGCTTGTAACGCGATCACGCAATTTTATCGAGTTTATCACTCTAGCCGTTACGTGCGCGATTTATTGGTAATTCGGCTTGATGCAGAACTATCTGATGCTGAAGTTGAAGAGTTGAATGACAATTTCAGCGATATTTTGGTGAAAGGCAAGATTGAAAAAAGTGCCGCTTTACCTCAAGAAACTCAGGATGAAACTATAGATTTGCCCCGGATCGTGCTTTATTTTAATCAAAGAGACTTGGGGCGATTGTACCAGATGATTGCTAGGATAAATCAGATGGGACAACCTTCAGAAGAAACTGCTTCTCATCCAGAAAGAAAGTAA